In the genome of Tsukamurella paurometabola DSM 20162, the window CCGCCAACGCCGCCACAGCGATCGGCTACACCGGTGCGGGCACGGTCGAATTCCTTGCCACCGATGCCGGTGAGTTCTTCTTCCTCGAGGTGAACACGCGCCTGCAGGTGGAGCATCCGGTCACCGAGGCCACCACCGGACTCGACCTGGTGGGCCTGCAGTTCGACGTGGCCGCCGGGCTTCCCCTCCCGTCCCCCGAGCCGCCCGCGGCGCGGGGCTGGGCCATCGAGGCCCGGCTCTACGCCGAAGACCCCGCCAACGACTGGCGCCCCGCCGCCGGTGTGGTTCGCCGCTTCGAGGTCCCCGGCGTGGTCAGCGAGTTCGCCGGGCCCGATCGTCCCGGTATCCGCCTCGACAGCGCTCTGTGGCCGACCGACAGCGTGGTCGAGGTGTTCTACGACCCGATGCTCGCCAAAGTGATCGGTTACGCCCCCACCCGGGCGCAGGCATTGGCGATCACCGAGGCGGCGCTGCGCAAGGCAACGATCCACGGGCTCACCACGAACCGGGATCTGCTGGTACGCATCCTCGCCGACCCCGACTTCCAGGCCGGCGACTTCGCCACCGACTTCCTCACCGGCGATCGCCTGGAACGTCTGGCTGCGCCCCTGCTCGACGACGCCGACCTGGCCCTCGCCGCCGATGCCGCCGGCGCCGTACTGGATCGTCGTGCCGCGGCGGCCAGTCCGCTACCGCACGTGGCGCCCGGCTGGCGCAACGTGGGGGCACGTACTCTGCTGCCGGAGTTCGAGGACGCCGCGCAGAAGCGGTTCACCGCCGATTCCGGTGCCATCGCCACGGTCGGCGACGACGGCACCACCGCCGCGGTCGCCGTCGAACGCGACGGAATCCGGCGCACCGTGACCGTGACCGCGTACCCGGGCGATCAGACCGTCATCGAGATCGACTCGGCCCGCGGTGCGGCGACACTCACCCTGATCGACCCGTTGCCGTCCGGCGAGGCCGCCGCGGCCGCGGGGTCGCTCCTGGCACCGATGCCCGGCGTGATCACCCGGATCGGCGCCGCGGTGGGCGA includes:
- a CDS encoding biotin carboxylase N-terminal domain-containing protein, whose protein sequence is MTAFDSVLVANRGEIARRVISAAHARGLRAVAVFSDPDADAPHVAEADDAVRLPGESPADTYLQGEKIIAAAKATGAQAIHPGYGFLSENADFAAAVIAAGITWIGPSPEAITAMGSKVAAKAKLAEAGVPMLTNLTPDQVSDSDFPVLVKASAGGGGRGMRVVRSRDELADNLEAAEREAKSAFGDGTVFCERYLERGRHIEVQVMADSQGTVWAVGERECSIQRRHQKVLEEAPSPLVERHPAMRTALYEAAANAATAIGYTGAGTVEFLATDAGEFFFLEVNTRLQVEHPVTEATTGLDLVGLQFDVAAGLPLPSPEPPAARGWAIEARLYAEDPANDWRPAAGVVRRFEVPGVVSEFAGPDRPGIRLDSALWPTDSVVEVFYDPMLAKVIGYAPTRAQALAITEAALRKATIHGLTTNRDLLVRILADPDFQAGDFATDFLTGDRLERLAAPLLDDADLALAADAAGAVLDRRAAAASPLPHVAPGWRNVGARTLLPEFEDAAQKRFTADSGAIATVGDDGTTAAVAVERDGIRRTVTVTAYPGDQTVIEIDSARGAATLTLIDPLPSGEAAAAAGSLLAPMPGVITRIGAAVGDTVAAGQPVLWMEAMKMEHAIAAPAEGILTTIAVEVGQNIDAGAVVAVLEEQE